The following proteins are co-located in the bacterium genome:
- a CDS encoding PQQ-binding-like beta-propeller repeat protein, producing the protein TQEQRGDDEIVASYSVTTGEPVWRHRDAARFWDSHVGAGPRGTPACGGGRVFTLGATGIVNALDAADGAVVWSRNAASDTDTKVPQFGFTSSPLVVDDIVIVAVAGQLVAYDTATGDPRWFGPDGSSGYSSPHLLTLDGVAQVLLLSGAGATSVAPADGTLFWEYTWPGYSYLQPALTAGGDVLISDVEFMPTGMRRLAVTQGPGGWTIEERWSSAGLKPHFSDFVVHDGHAYGFDGSILASIGVADGERKWKGGRYGHGQLVLLPDQDLLLVLSERGELALVAATPDRFTELARFPAIEGRTWNHPALVGDVLLVRNSQEMAAFRLSRLAGDGAGG; encoded by the coding sequence TCCCATGTCGGCGCCGGTCCGCGCGGGACGCCGGCTTGCGGCGGCGGTCGCGTCTTCACGCTCGGTGCGACCGGAATCGTGAACGCGCTCGACGCCGCTGACGGCGCCGTGGTGTGGTCGCGCAACGCGGCGTCCGACACCGACACGAAGGTCCCGCAATTCGGCTTCACGAGCTCGCCGTTGGTGGTCGACGACATTGTCATCGTCGCCGTCGCCGGCCAGCTCGTCGCCTACGACACCGCTACCGGCGATCCCCGCTGGTTCGGCCCGGATGGTAGCAGCGGCTACAGCTCGCCTCATCTGTTGACGCTCGACGGGGTCGCGCAGGTCCTGCTGTTGAGCGGCGCGGGCGCGACCAGCGTCGCGCCGGCCGATGGCACGCTGTTCTGGGAGTACACATGGCCAGGCTACAGCTACCTGCAGCCGGCCCTGACCGCGGGCGGCGATGTCCTGATCAGCGACGTCGAGTTCATGCCCACCGGAATGCGCCGCCTCGCAGTCACCCAGGGGCCCGGCGGCTGGACGATCGAAGAACGCTGGAGCTCGGCGGGGTTGAAGCCGCACTTCAGCGACTTCGTCGTTCACGACGGCCACGCCTACGGCTTCGACGGCAGCATTCTCGCGTCGATCGGCGTCGCGGACGGCGAGCGCAAGTGGAAGGGCGGGCGCTACGGCCACGGCCAGCTCGTGCTGTTGCCCGACCAGGACTTGCTGCTGGTGCTGTCGGAGCGAGGTGAGCTGGCGCTCGTCGCGGCGACTCCCGACCGGTTCACGGAGCTGGCGCGGTTCCCGGCGATCGAGGGCAGGACCTGGAACCACCCGGCGCTGGTCGGCGACGTCCTGCTGGTGCGCAACAGCCAGGAGATGGCCGCGTTCCGGCTGTCCCGCCTGGCGGGTGACGGGGCGGGCGGCTGA
- a CDS encoding amidohydrolase family protein, translated as MPTLDLIVRDANLPDGRRSIDIAVRDGKVEEVAPAIEGEAEREIDATGCLVTAPFVESHFHLDSTLSVGQPRMNESGTLLEGIRLWSELKPSLTVESVKERARELCHWAIARGTLAIRSHVDVCEERLVGVQALLELRQELAPYLDIQLVAFPQDGYFRFPNAPELVGRALDLGVDVVGGIPHFERTMKEGTASVRTLCELAAERGLRVDMHCDETDDPLSRHVETLANETLRLGLEGRVTGSHLTSMHSMDNYYASKLISLIAEAGLSTVPNPLINIVLQGRHDTYPKRRGMTRVKELMAAGVNVSFGHDCVMDPWYSLGTHDMLEVASMGLHVAQMTALDEMPKMFDAVTVNGAETLGLDGYGLQEGSNADFVILQAADKIEALRTKAARLFVIRRGQVIAETARVRSLLHLGDREQEVTFRAP; from the coding sequence ATGCCGACTCTCGACCTGATCGTCCGCGACGCGAATCTCCCCGATGGCCGTCGCAGCATCGATATCGCCGTCCGCGACGGCAAGGTAGAAGAGGTCGCGCCGGCGATCGAGGGGGAGGCCGAGCGCGAGATCGACGCCACCGGCTGTCTGGTCACAGCCCCCTTCGTCGAGAGCCACTTCCACCTGGATTCGACTCTGAGTGTCGGGCAGCCGAGGATGAACGAAAGCGGCACCCTACTCGAAGGTATCCGGTTGTGGAGCGAGCTCAAACCGAGTCTGACGGTCGAGTCCGTGAAGGAGCGTGCGCGCGAGCTCTGTCACTGGGCGATTGCCCGGGGCACCTTGGCGATTCGCAGTCACGTCGACGTCTGTGAAGAGCGACTTGTCGGCGTCCAGGCCCTGCTCGAGCTGCGCCAGGAGCTGGCTCCCTACCTCGATATCCAGCTGGTGGCGTTCCCTCAGGACGGTTACTTCCGTTTTCCGAACGCGCCGGAGCTGGTCGGCCGTGCGCTCGACCTGGGCGTCGACGTCGTCGGTGGCATACCCCACTTCGAGCGCACCATGAAAGAAGGCACGGCCTCGGTGAGGACCCTGTGCGAGCTGGCGGCCGAGCGCGGCCTGCGGGTGGACATGCACTGCGATGAGACCGACGATCCCCTGTCGCGGCACGTCGAGACCCTGGCCAACGAGACCCTGCGACTGGGGCTCGAAGGCCGGGTCACCGGTTCGCATCTGACGTCGATGCACTCGATGGACAACTACTACGCCAGCAAGCTTATCTCGCTGATTGCCGAGGCGGGCTTGAGCACGGTACCGAACCCGCTGATCAACATCGTGCTCCAGGGCCGCCACGACACCTATCCCAAGCGCCGCGGTATGACCCGGGTCAAGGAGCTCATGGCCGCGGGCGTAAACGTCTCCTTCGGGCACGACTGTGTGATGGATCCCTGGTACAGCCTGGGCACGCACGACATGCTCGAGGTGGCGAGCATGGGCCTCCACGTCGCCCAGATGACCGCCCTCGACGAGATGCCGAAGATGTTCGACGCCGTGACCGTCAACGGTGCCGAGACCCTGGGTCTCGACGGCTACGGCCTACAGGAAGGCTCGAACGCCGACTTCGTCATCCTGCAGGCGGCCGACAAGATCGAGGCCCTGAGGACGAAGGCGGCGCGGCTCTTCGTAATCCGTCGCGGCCAGGTCATTGCCGAGACCGCTCGGGTCCGGAGCCTCCTGCACCTGGGCGACCGGGAGCAGGAAGTCACCTTTCGGGCGCCGTAG
- a CDS encoding ABC transporter permease, which produces MSEIFGEILQVGFFAAILRIATPLILATIGEMFTERGGVLNLGIEGIMLLGSMTGFTAAYYSGSLWLGILAAMATGALAALLMGFLTVTLGLSQHVSGIGTTLLCTGLAFFFYRLIFGQPSVPPNVEAFQALPLPLLSKLPVLGPVLFNQFALVYLALLLVPAAAFVLYQTPWGLSLRAVGENPRAADGAGVSVAKMRYQALVLSGMLMGAAGAYLSMAQFNAFTFGVISGRGWVCIALVVFGQWSPWKCLAGALLFGFVDALQLRLQASGVIEIPYQFFLMLPFVLTIVAMAAVSRSATPPAALLVPFRKEER; this is translated from the coding sequence TTGAGCGAGATCTTCGGCGAGATCCTCCAGGTCGGCTTCTTCGCCGCGATTCTGCGGATCGCGACCCCGCTCATTCTGGCGACGATCGGTGAGATGTTCACCGAGCGCGGTGGCGTCCTCAATCTCGGCATCGAGGGGATCATGCTGCTCGGCTCGATGACCGGATTCACCGCGGCCTACTACAGCGGCAGCCTCTGGCTCGGCATCCTGGCGGCCATGGCGACCGGCGCTCTGGCGGCGCTGTTGATGGGTTTCCTGACCGTCACTCTGGGCCTGAGCCAGCACGTGTCGGGGATCGGCACGACCCTGCTTTGCACCGGTTTGGCGTTCTTCTTCTATCGTTTGATCTTCGGTCAGCCGTCGGTTCCCCCCAATGTCGAAGCGTTTCAAGCGCTGCCGCTGCCGCTGCTTTCGAAACTCCCGGTTCTCGGACCCGTGCTGTTCAACCAGTTCGCTCTCGTCTATCTGGCCTTGCTCCTGGTGCCGGCGGCGGCGTTCGTTCTCTACCAGACGCCCTGGGGGCTGAGTCTCAGGGCGGTGGGGGAGAACCCTCGCGCGGCCGACGGCGCCGGGGTGAGCGTCGCTAAGATGCGCTACCAGGCTCTGGTGTTGTCGGGAATGCTTATGGGCGCCGCCGGCGCCTATCTATCGATGGCCCAGTTCAACGCCTTCACCTTCGGCGTCATCTCCGGGCGCGGTTGGGTCTGCATCGCCTTGGTGGTCTTTGGACAGTGGAGTCCCTGGAAGTGCCTTGCCGGAGCGCTGCTTTTCGGTTTCGTCGACGCCCTCCAGCTCAGGCTGCAGGCCAGCGGGGTGATCGAGATTCCCTATCAGTTCTTTCTGATGCTGCCCTTCGTGCTGACCATCGTGGCCATGGCCGCGGTGTCTCGAAGCGCGACGCCGCCCGCGGCCCTGCTGGTGCCGTTTCGGAAGGAAGAGCGGTGA
- a CDS encoding ABC transporter permease encodes MRFRLETRPYTPTWLKLSLPFFAILATLIICGGLVALAGAGVLDAYTKLLLSAVSSKFNFVETLVKAAPIAFTGLAVAVAFRAKFWNIGAEGQLLAGAMAAAFIGGRGALPSWSLVPLMLVSGMAAGAVWALIPALLKTRYRVDDVVTTLLLNFIMFYLMMALVDGPWKDPLSGYPDSPDIRLDAEFPILLGGTRLHLGVILAFAAAPLVWFLMQRTTLGFNIRAVGENATAARYAGIRIPLVIVATAALSGALAGLAGVGEVGGIHFQVMAGLSPGYGYTGIVIATLALLNPIGVLPAAFFFAVIITGAESMSRATGVPVFLADVFQGVALISMLIAILFTQYRVRVQR; translated from the coding sequence ATGCGATTCCGACTGGAAACGCGACCGTACACACCGACGTGGCTCAAGCTGTCGCTGCCTTTCTTCGCCATCCTGGCAACTCTCATCATCTGCGGCGGTCTGGTCGCTCTGGCCGGTGCCGGCGTTCTCGATGCCTACACGAAGTTGCTGCTGAGTGCGGTGAGCTCGAAGTTCAACTTCGTCGAGACCCTGGTGAAGGCGGCCCCGATTGCTTTTACCGGTCTGGCCGTCGCGGTCGCCTTTCGCGCCAAGTTCTGGAACATCGGCGCCGAGGGCCAGCTACTGGCAGGCGCCATGGCCGCGGCGTTCATTGGTGGCCGGGGCGCGCTTCCGAGTTGGAGCCTAGTACCTCTGATGCTGGTCAGCGGCATGGCCGCCGGCGCCGTATGGGCTCTGATTCCGGCTCTGCTCAAGACCCGGTACAGGGTCGACGACGTGGTCACGACGCTGTTGCTCAACTTCATCATGTTCTATCTGATGATGGCCCTGGTGGACGGGCCCTGGAAGGATCCCCTGAGCGGATATCCCGACTCACCCGACATCCGCCTGGACGCCGAGTTCCCGATCCTCCTCGGCGGCACGCGCCTGCATCTCGGCGTCATCCTGGCGTTTGCGGCCGCACCACTGGTCTGGTTCCTCATGCAGCGCACGACTCTCGGGTTCAACATCCGGGCCGTGGGTGAGAACGCCACCGCCGCCCGCTATGCCGGCATCAGGATCCCGCTGGTGATCGTCGCCACGGCCGCGCTGTCGGGGGCTCTGGCAGGCCTTGCCGGAGTGGGGGAGGTGGGGGGTATCCACTTTCAGGTGATGGCCGGACTGTCTCCGGGCTACGGCTACACCGGCATCGTGATCGCGACCCTGGCGTTGCTCAACCCGATCGGAGTTCTCCCGGCGGCGTTCTTTTTCGCCGTCATCATCACCGGCGCCGAGTCCATGTCGAGGGCCACGGGCGTGCCGGTGTTTCTTGCCGACGTCTTCCAGGGCGTGGCGCTGATCTCGATGTTGATTGCCATCCTGTTCACCCAGTATCGCGTGCGCGTTCAAAGATGA
- a CDS encoding ABC transporter ATP-binding protein codes for MRGMSKSFGAVKANQDVDLGLRRGDILGLLGENGAGKTTLMNMLFGTYAPDSGEIEIEGRPVSITNSADALALGVGMVHQHFHLVPRLTVLDNLMIGRSGSRGHVDRAGARKRLAEIDDRFGLSLAPDTPVSELAIGEQQRLEIIKALFRDARILILDEPTAVLTPQEADALFEALRAMAGDGLGIIFISHKLYEVKAITNRAMIMRRGRVTATVDDVAAVSERELGSLMCGHEIVPPEKLPSDPGRALLSLRQVATNPDAAGSEGVPLREVSLEVRAGEVLGLAGVSGNGQLEVAEIIAGVRKQTRGELEVAGELVVYPNPRAIQDLRVGRIPEDRLGTGLISSLPMCDSMVLPRVHAAPFSRYGVLDRKKTRAFVQQQVERFDIKCAALDVRTGTLSGGNLQKVLLARELAFDPLVVLAAQPTRGLDVGAAQFVHERFLEVRESGGAILLISEDLEELFLLSDRIAVMYEGRVMDTLPIEEATVRRVGLLMAGVVSSSAAGSGDAA; via the coding sequence ATGCGCGGCATGTCGAAGAGCTTCGGCGCCGTCAAGGCCAACCAGGATGTTGATCTGGGCCTTCGTCGCGGCGACATCCTCGGCCTGCTGGGCGAGAACGGCGCCGGCAAGACCACTCTGATGAACATGCTGTTCGGGACCTACGCTCCGGACAGCGGCGAGATCGAGATCGAAGGCCGCCCGGTCTCCATTACGAACTCGGCGGACGCTCTCGCACTCGGGGTCGGAATGGTGCATCAGCATTTTCACCTCGTTCCCCGGCTGACGGTGCTGGACAACCTGATGATCGGCCGGTCCGGCAGCCGCGGGCACGTCGATCGGGCCGGTGCCCGGAAGAGGCTGGCCGAGATCGACGACCGCTTCGGCTTGAGCCTCGCGCCGGATACACCGGTCTCGGAGCTGGCGATCGGCGAGCAGCAGCGGCTCGAGATCATCAAGGCGTTGTTTCGGGATGCGCGGATCTTGATTCTCGACGAGCCCACCGCCGTGCTGACCCCTCAGGAGGCGGATGCCCTGTTCGAGGCCTTGCGCGCGATGGCCGGCGACGGTCTCGGGATCATATTCATCAGTCACAAGCTCTACGAGGTCAAGGCGATCACCAACCGCGCGATGATCATGCGACGGGGCCGGGTTACGGCGACCGTCGACGACGTCGCCGCGGTGAGTGAGCGTGAGCTGGGCAGCCTGATGTGCGGGCATGAGATCGTTCCGCCCGAGAAGCTGCCGAGCGACCCCGGGAGGGCGCTGCTCAGCCTGCGGCAGGTGGCCACGAATCCGGATGCGGCCGGAAGTGAGGGAGTGCCGCTTCGTGAGGTCTCCCTCGAGGTGCGCGCCGGCGAAGTGCTAGGCCTGGCGGGTGTTTCGGGCAACGGCCAGTTGGAGGTGGCCGAGATCATCGCCGGCGTCCGCAAACAGACGCGGGGTGAGCTGGAGGTGGCGGGAGAGCTCGTCGTCTATCCCAATCCCCGGGCGATTCAAGACCTCCGGGTCGGCAGGATCCCGGAGGATCGGCTCGGGACCGGACTGATCTCGTCGCTCCCCATGTGCGACAGCATGGTCTTGCCGCGGGTTCATGCCGCTCCGTTCAGCCGCTACGGCGTGCTCGACCGAAAGAAGACGCGAGCCTTCGTCCAACAGCAGGTCGAGCGCTTCGACATCAAATGTGCCGCACTCGACGTCCGCACCGGCACCCTGTCCGGAGGCAACTTGCAGAAGGTCCTCTTGGCACGGGAGCTGGCGTTCGATCCGCTGGTGGTGCTGGCGGCGCAGCCCACCCGTGGTCTGGACGTCGGGGCCGCGCAGTTCGTCCACGAGCGATTCCTCGAGGTCCGGGAATCGGGAGGGGCGATCTTGCTGATCAGCGAAGACCTCGAGGAGTTGTTTCTGCTCTCCGACCGCATCGCGGTGATGTACGAGGGCAGGGTCATGGACACGCTGCCGATCGAAGAGGCGACGGTTCGGAGGGTCGGCCTGCTCATGGCCGGGGTGGTCTCGAGTTCCGCCGCGGGGAGTGGGGACGCGGCGTGA
- a CDS encoding BMP family ABC transporter substrate-binding protein: MSNPKEQPCRSRRNLAGVGLLLALAVLGLGCGGAEEEAAPAAGGDAAMAKTGGLKVAAVFETPIEEPWVNQIHVALLKAQAELGIEYTWSESVKAADFARVMREYAEGGYQLIMGDAFGAERIARRTSAAYPDVAFVFGSGIGPAEPNFGVFDNWIHEPAYLSGMIAGKTTQSNVIGIVAAMPIPEVNRISNAFLAGAREVNPDIKAKVSFIGSFFDPPKAKEAALAQIEAGADVLFAERFGVVEACVEKDVYAISNMSDQSELGPDHVITGPVWDMWPTVQQAVKLVEAGVFTAQDFGAFSFMAKGGSYLAPYHGWEEKLPAEVKEMVDAKTEEIVAGTFRVDVDEGTPRSD; the protein is encoded by the coding sequence ATGTCCAACCCGAAAGAACAACCATGCCGTAGCAGACGTAATCTGGCCGGGGTCGGTCTCTTGCTGGCGCTCGCGGTCCTCGGACTCGGGTGTGGCGGCGCCGAGGAGGAGGCGGCGCCCGCCGCTGGCGGTGACGCCGCCATGGCAAAGACCGGGGGTCTCAAGGTCGCGGCGGTGTTCGAGACCCCGATCGAAGAGCCCTGGGTGAACCAGATCCACGTGGCGTTGCTCAAGGCCCAGGCAGAGCTGGGTATCGAGTACACGTGGTCGGAGAGCGTCAAGGCCGCGGACTTTGCCCGAGTGATGCGTGAGTACGCCGAGGGCGGGTATCAGCTGATCATGGGTGACGCCTTCGGCGCCGAGCGCATCGCGCGGCGGACGTCGGCGGCCTATCCGGACGTGGCCTTCGTGTTTGGCTCGGGCATCGGCCCGGCGGAGCCCAATTTCGGCGTGTTCGATAACTGGATCCACGAGCCGGCCTACCTTTCGGGCATGATCGCGGGAAAGACGACCCAGTCGAACGTCATCGGCATCGTGGCCGCGATGCCGATTCCAGAGGTCAACCGGATCTCCAATGCCTTCCTCGCCGGCGCCCGGGAGGTCAATCCGGACATCAAGGCGAAGGTGTCCTTCATCGGCTCGTTCTTCGACCCACCCAAGGCGAAGGAAGCGGCCTTGGCACAGATCGAAGCCGGCGCGGATGTGCTCTTCGCCGAACGTTTCGGGGTGGTGGAGGCTTGCGTGGAGAAGGACGTTTATGCCATCTCGAACATGTCCGACCAGAGCGAGCTCGGGCCGGATCACGTCATCACCGGTCCGGTCTGGGATATGTGGCCGACGGTCCAGCAGGCGGTCAAGCTGGTCGAGGCCGGGGTGTTCACCGCCCAGGATTTCGGCGCCTTCTCGTTCATGGCCAAGGGTGGCTCCTACCTCGCGCCCTACCACGGCTGGGAAGAGAAGCTCCCGGCCGAGGTCAAGGAGATGGTAGATGCCAAGACCGAAGAGATCGTGGCCGGGACCTTTCGCGTGGACGTCGACGAGGGGACTCCGAGATCCGACTAG
- a CDS encoding malonyl-CoA decarboxylase, translated as MRSRSLSKVWESIADRGREILVARRGARRRRGLLRLCRDLLSEPGEASAMALARELLERYEAMNDGQRLRFFAVLGDTFSPDVAAVNRAADAYRNAPGAETLLGLSRAVEPPRQELIRRINMTPNGTPAIVAMRRDLLPLLPAHPDLKAVDADFEHLLRSWFNRGFLELQRIDWSTPAVLLEKLFEYEAVHEIRGWSDMRRRLEADRRCFAFFHPALPDEPLIFVEVALLGGMADSIRPLLDSGSPTLDPSRATTAIFYSISNCQDGLRGISFGSFLIKQVVTELTDELPRLRTFATLSPVPGLCRWLEDSVGEGQGFTPQESELLSVLETRGWHHVSAEEEPLKELVLRSCARYLLEAKSSGLPLDPVARFHLGNGASIERINWLADTSAKGLKQSAGIMVNYAYRPKQIERNHEAYVNRGRVAASAAVRALMPKK; from the coding sequence ATGCGCTCCCGGTCCTTGAGCAAAGTCTGGGAATCCATCGCCGACCGGGGTCGGGAGATCCTGGTTGCCCGGCGGGGGGCGCGGCGCCGTCGCGGCCTCCTGCGCCTCTGCCGAGACCTGCTCTCCGAGCCCGGTGAGGCGTCGGCGATGGCCCTGGCTCGCGAGCTGTTGGAACGATACGAAGCCATGAACGATGGCCAGAGACTTAGGTTTTTCGCGGTGCTCGGTGACACGTTCTCGCCGGATGTCGCCGCGGTCAATCGTGCGGCCGATGCCTACCGCAATGCGCCGGGCGCCGAGACTCTCCTGGGACTAAGCCGGGCGGTGGAGCCGCCGAGGCAAGAGCTCATTCGGCGGATCAATATGACGCCCAACGGCACGCCCGCGATCGTAGCGATGCGCCGAGATCTCCTGCCGTTGCTGCCTGCCCATCCGGATCTCAAGGCGGTCGATGCCGATTTCGAGCATCTCTTGCGCTCCTGGTTCAACCGGGGCTTTCTGGAGCTGCAGAGGATCGACTGGAGCACGCCTGCCGTCTTGCTCGAGAAGCTCTTCGAGTACGAGGCCGTTCACGAGATCCGGGGCTGGTCCGACATGCGACGGCGCCTCGAGGCGGATCGGCGCTGTTTCGCTTTCTTTCATCCGGCGCTGCCCGACGAGCCGTTGATCTTTGTCGAGGTTGCTCTGCTAGGCGGTATGGCCGACTCGATCCGGCCTCTGCTGGACAGCGGCAGTCCGACCCTGGACCCGTCCCGCGCTACGACCGCGATTTTCTATTCGATCAGCAACTGTCAGGACGGATTGCGCGGCATATCCTTCGGCAGCTTCCTGATCAAGCAGGTGGTCACCGAGCTCACCGACGAGCTGCCTCGTCTCAGAACCTTCGCCACGCTTTCACCCGTCCCGGGGCTGTGTCGCTGGCTCGAGGACTCCGTCGGCGAAGGCCAGGGATTCACGCCGCAGGAGTCGGAGCTGCTGAGCGTCCTCGAGACCCGCGGTTGGCATCATGTCTCGGCCGAGGAGGAGCCGCTGAAGGAGTTGGTCCTGCGCTCGTGTGCCCGCTACCTGCTGGAAGCAAAGTCGAGCGGCTTGCCTCTCGATCCGGTGGCTCGATTCCACCTGGGCAACGGCGCGAGCATCGAGCGCATCAACTGGCTCGCCGATACTTCGGCGAAGGGCTTGAAACAGTCCGCGGGCATCATGGTGAACTACGCCTACCGGCCGAAGCAGATCGAGCGCAATCACGAGGCCTACGTCAACCGGGGCAGGGTCGCCGCATCGGCCGCGGTTCGTGCTCTGATGCCCAAGAAGTAG
- a CDS encoding xanthine permease — MPDPAKIQPIYGLDDRPELPRTLVLGAQHVLTMFGATVSVPLLFGPVMGMSPGEVARLISAVMLCSGLATLVQTTIGSRLPIVQGVSFSFLGAFFFIIGQTSTEAAALGVPVGPLAMRYIAGAIILGALVEMTIGFSGLVGFLRKALSPVVIGPVIMLIGLALFMHGAPKAGTHWPIGGLTILLIIVFSLVLSRTKRYFRLFPILTAVLGVTLLCYLLSKMGVFPEGHPSHVSLAAVGDSQWVRLSPGELIFPWGAPKFHLGFFLAILAGYLASMIESVGDYHAVSYMSGGGDPTPKQLNRGIGSEGIGCFLTGVFGGFASTSYSENIGLIGLTKVGSRWVVQVGGIILVVLGIFGKFGGFAAAIPGPVVGGLYCALFGLISAIGIQQLAKADLSSDRNLFIAGFSLFMGLSVPAYFAARASAEALGPGQILALYVPTVEGLMATLPATLGGIVASIGSTGMAVAAIFGILLDNLIPGTPEERGLGPSLLVPEGGDIGVGTE; from the coding sequence ATGCCCGACCCGGCGAAGATCCAACCGATCTACGGTTTGGACGATCGGCCCGAGCTACCCAGAACGCTGGTGCTGGGAGCACAGCACGTCCTGACCATGTTCGGCGCCACAGTGAGCGTGCCCCTCCTGTTCGGCCCGGTCATGGGAATGTCCCCGGGCGAGGTGGCCCGCCTGATCTCGGCGGTGATGCTCTGCTCGGGTTTGGCAACGCTGGTTCAAACGACCATCGGCTCTCGACTGCCAATCGTGCAAGGAGTGTCGTTCTCGTTTCTCGGAGCGTTCTTCTTCATCATCGGCCAGACCAGCACGGAAGCCGCAGCCCTCGGAGTCCCGGTCGGCCCTCTGGCCATGCGCTATATCGCGGGAGCGATCATCCTCGGCGCGTTGGTGGAGATGACCATCGGTTTCAGCGGCCTGGTCGGGTTCCTGCGCAAGGCCCTGTCGCCGGTGGTGATCGGACCGGTGATCATGTTGATCGGCCTGGCGCTCTTCATGCACGGCGCCCCGAAAGCCGGTACGCACTGGCCCATTGGCGGGTTGACGATTCTGCTGATCATCGTCTTCTCGCTCGTGCTCTCGCGCACCAAGCGCTACTTTCGGCTTTTCCCTATCCTGACCGCGGTCCTCGGGGTCACGCTCTTGTGCTACCTCCTGTCGAAGATGGGTGTCTTCCCGGAGGGTCACCCTTCGCACGTGAGTCTGGCGGCGGTTGGTGATTCCCAGTGGGTGCGCCTCAGCCCTGGAGAGCTCATCTTTCCTTGGGGAGCGCCCAAGTTCCATCTCGGGTTCTTTCTGGCGATCCTGGCCGGATATCTGGCCTCGATGATCGAATCGGTCGGCGACTACCACGCCGTGTCCTACATGTCGGGGGGCGGCGACCCGACTCCGAAGCAACTGAACCGCGGCATCGGTTCCGAGGGAATCGGCTGTTTCCTGACCGGAGTTTTCGGCGGCTTCGCCTCGACCTCCTACTCCGAGAACATCGGCCTCATCGGCCTGACCAAGGTCGGCTCACGCTGGGTGGTCCAGGTCGGCGGGATCATCCTCGTGGTCCTCGGCATCTTCGGCAAGTTCGGCGGTTTTGCCGCCGCGATACCCGGTCCCGTGGTCGGCGGGCTCTACTGCGCGCTCTTCGGGTTGATCTCCGCGATCGGCATCCAGCAGCTCGCCAAGGCGGATCTCTCGAGTGACCGCAATCTGTTCATTGCGGGCTTTTCGCTCTTCATGGGCCTCTCGGTACCGGCCTATTTCGCCGCTCGAGCCAGCGCCGAGGCTCTCGGACCCGGTCAGATCCTGGCGCTCTACGTCCCCACGGTCGAGGGTCTCATGGCGACGCTGCCGGCCACTCTCGGCGGCATCGTGGCTTCGATCGGATCCACCGGAATGGCGGTGGCCGCGATCTTCGGGATCCTGCTCGACAATCTGATTCCGGGGACACCGGAAGAACGAGGCCTCGGACCCAGCCTGTTGGTGCCCGAAGGTGGCGACATCGGCGTTGGCACCGAGTAG
- a CDS encoding BMP family ABC transporter substrate-binding protein has translation MTRHIKNASWGLLIAALAVTGGLLVQACGGGAEQEAAAPEAAETAAGDVKAAFIYVSPVGDAGWTLAHDNARQVIDELPYVETAYTEAVPEGAEAERTINQYVREGYNLIFTTSFGYMDPTINVASANPDVTFMHCSGFKTADNVGTYFGRMYQPRYLTGMIAGKMSKSNVLGYVAAHPIPEVIRGLNAFALGARSVNPDVKVHVVWTQTWYDPAKEREAAESLLDVGADVIAQHQDTPAPQQAAEKRGHYSMGYNSDMSSFAPAAHLTAPVWNWDVVYRDVVEQVHNGTWSSSEYWGGLAEGVVDLAPYSDLVPQDVRDLVAAKRAEIVSGSWDVFTGPINNQDGDLWVPEGEVMVDGDMLGMTALVEGVVGTIPG, from the coding sequence ATGACACGTCATATCAAGAACGCCAGCTGGGGACTCTTGATCGCGGCACTGGCCGTAACCGGTGGCCTGCTTGTGCAGGCCTGCGGCGGCGGGGCCGAGCAGGAGGCCGCCGCTCCGGAGGCCGCCGAAACCGCGGCCGGAGACGTCAAGGCGGCATTCATCTACGTCAGCCCGGTCGGCGACGCCGGTTGGACGCTCGCCCACGACAACGCCCGTCAGGTCATCGACGAGCTGCCCTACGTCGAAACCGCCTACACCGAAGCGGTTCCCGAGGGCGCCGAGGCCGAGCGGACCATCAACCAGTACGTACGCGAGGGGTACAACCTGATCTTCACAACCAGCTTCGGCTACATGGACCCGACGATCAACGTCGCCTCCGCCAACCCGGACGTAACGTTCATGCACTGCTCGGGGTTCAAGACCGCCGACAACGTCGGAACCTACTTCGGCCGCATGTACCAACCTCGCTATCTGACCGGAATGATCGCCGGCAAGATGTCGAAGTCGAACGTCCTCGGCTATGTCGCCGCCCATCCCATACCGGAAGTGATCCGCGGCCTGAACGCCTTTGCCCTCGGCGCCCGGTCGGTCAATCCAGATGTCAAAGTCCACGTGGTTTGGACCCAGACCTGGTATGACCCGGCGAAAGAAAGAGAAGCCGCCGAGAGCTTGCTCGACGTCGGTGCCGATGTAATTGCCCAGCATCAGGACACGCCCGCACCCCAGCAGGCGGCCGAGAAGCGCGGCCACTACAGCATGGGCTACAACTCCGACATGTCCAGCTTCGCGCCGGCCGCTCACCTCACGGCGCCGGTCTGGAACTGGGATGTCGTGTACAGGGACGTCGTCGAGCAGGTGCACAACGGTACCTGGAGCTCATCCGAGTATTGGGGCGGACTCGCGGAAGGCGTCGTCGATCTGGCTCCCTACAGCGATCTCGTGCCGCAGGATGTACGAGACCTTGTCGCGGCCAAGAGGGCCGAGATCGTCTCCGGCTCCTGGGATGTCTTCACCGGTCCGATCAACAACCAAGATGGCGATCTCTGGGTCCCAGAGGGCGAGGTCATGGTGGACGGCGACATGCTCGGCATGACGGCTTTGGTCGAGGGCGTCGTCGGCACGATTCCGGGATAG